Genomic segment of Gasterosteus aculeatus chromosome 4, fGasAcu3.hap1.1, whole genome shotgun sequence:
CGCACGGCTGCCACAACAAAACTCACACATGGCTTTCACTCCCTTAATTGAAGCATACCTCGACCCGCAAAAgatgttgccatgacaacagccGCCCAGACATAAACACAATGCTCCCACTAAACACTAAATCTAGGTGATGACGAGATGGGAGAGTCTGAGAAAGGAAACTCTTATGCCAGCCGCCTCTCTTGAGAGTCTTTTTGGCTCCGGTCCGTTTAGTGTCTCATGCCACGGCGTGCTCACTTCGGGGACAAATCCTGGAGGGAAGCGAAGGGCGAATTGCTGGACGAGGAGGGCGACACTCCCTCCATTTTGCCCGGCGAGCCTGAAGAGGAGCAGACGCTGCTGAGGCTCCCGTCCAGCAAATCGGGAGAGTGGCTGAACGGAGGAAAAGGAAAGTTCGGTACGACCAAAAGGCTTCAGACCGACATCAGAGAGCTGAATAAAGAGCACATTGGATGCCAAAACTAACATTTTCTCTCCAAATCTAAATGGAAAACAGACCATTTGAGTCAATGACCCAACAGCTATATCGCAGGGTTTTCTTGTACGGATCATATGAACCTGACATTTTATTCTCTCACCAGGCGCTGAGCTCCGACAGGTTGGAGACGTCAGAAGACAGCATGCTGGTGGTGCCCTGGAAGAGTCTCTTGGGCTGACTCTCCGTCTCCATCTCGCCTGCAGAGTAAAGGGACATTTAGACATTTGCTCCCAATAGGTAAACTTGTATCAAGGGGTTTTACAGTTATTAGACATTGAGATCTTATCATTTCATTTACTAGAGACACTGCAGTCTCCAGTagttaaatacaaataaaaaacacttcattTGATCAAACCAAAAAGAATCGATTCCAcctaaataattacattttgtagTGACTCTCTGAAAATATACTCAATTGCCATTTTATCTTAGATAATTCAGAATTAAAATACCTTGAATTTACAACAGATCACATAAATGAGGTGACACTTCTGGTGGCCTTCAAATGAGATCATGGAAAACGTTCCACAGCATTTACTGAACCTTTGTCTGGCCCCGTACCTTTGCGTTTCATCGGCCCCAGTTTGCTGGCTCTGATGCAGTTGATGGGGCTTTGACTCCGTCGGCTGAGGAGCACAGAGAACACACGTTGTCAAGCCACACTAGAGGTTCAGTCACCGGCAGCAGGTTACCAATAGACCTCTGTGTAGAACGGGACTGAAGTAACCGCAGTGCCTCGCCACTCACCTGAAGCGGCGCGTCGGGCTGGGAATCGGGCTCGGCGTCAGGCCGTTGCTGCTCACAAGGATTTGAAGTGACGGCGAGAAACACTGCTGCTTGCAAGAAATTCACCAAGACAAGACTGTGTAAGTGTTGCTACCGTGTTAGCCGATCTAAAAAAGGAAAGCACCACTTAAAAGCGCTTAATCAAAATGTTGTTATCTCAAAAATATGCAGTAAAAAAGCTTAATGGAATCATTTGCAATTAACACAGGTTGGGTTTTCACAAAAGGAACAGATTTGaacaaatatttgcatttctGCTGCCAATAAGCTGCAGCCTTCTAGCATCCACACAGGCTCCCAGTCATCCGTCTGGCTGAAGTCGTTTGGAGAATCAAGCGAGCGCAAACGAATGAAATTGCCTCGACATGTTCCTCCGTCTAAATCGGGTTACGTTGCATGCAGCCGTAAAGAGGTCAGACGTACCTTTTTCCCGATCCCTCTGGTCGGAGACGGCGCGGGCGACACCGGGACAAAGTCGATGCGCTTTGGAGACGAAGACGTGGACTTCTCCAAATCATTGtcactctaaaaaaaaaaaaacacaaccatgGGGGTCAAAAACGGATATGTGGCCTCACATCTGCACGGTCAGTGGGTGAAAAGCAGTCATGAAGAGGGTCTGTCGGAGTATTATACTACCAACTCAGCCTGACCTTGAAAGACTGGTGGCCCTGTTAACTCCCAAGCTTTTCAGCGTTAATCTAGCATGTTTGTACTCGTCCACTCTCCACTGTGACGGAGCGGCCGACGGCGGCTCGAGGCCAAAACATGCGCAGGGGCGGCAAAATGGAGCCGTCTCCCGCGGTTGCAAAACAACAGAAGACAGAAAcatgggtggtgggggggggttggacatGCTGTAAAGGAGATGTTTACCAGACTGAGGCTTTCTTCCCAGGACTGGCTTATTTGCATGGCGGCTTGAACCTCcctgaatgacaaaaaaaaaagaagtagtaAGAATTTTACAGCGAAGCGATCATTCAAACGGCCTTTACGAACCAACTATGTTCATAAACACGCGGCTTACCGCTCGTGAGCGGTTTCCCTGTTCATCACGTCTACACCCTCCTCCTGTAAGAGCACACCACAGGGTTAATAGTTGCACGGTTGTGATTTACCAAGGCACATGAATACAAAAATCCAACAACTGGACATTGTTGCATCTCCATTGCACCTTACTCGGCATCAAAGCGGCACAGTTTCCGAGCCAACTATTGAATCTGTTGCAGTCCAATACTACCAATTGATCGAGTCTTTAAGATCAGTGGCCCTGTGGACTGCAAAATGTGTTACTCTAGCATGGTTCACAGGACACCATCACTCTCTACGGCTTGAGAAGGAGACGGTGGTCCGACATGCCGCCGCCGAATGTTTGCAGGAAACAACGCTTCCCCCCTTCTTACTTGTTTTATCTGGTGAAGCCTGGTGCTGGGGACGCGAATGGGCGAAGAAGGGACCTGAGAAGAAGTATGTGCGTGGGGGGGAAAGAGACCGTTCAATTCAGAATCATTCAGAGACACATTACTTTAGTGAGCGTGTGTTGATAAAGTCTGGTACCATGTTCGGCCTGTTGACAACTGTCGTGCTATTTCTCCGGCTGCGCAGGACTTCCCTCTGGAACACCTGGGAGTTATCACTGGAAGGACAAATTCACACAGCGGCCATGAGTCTTCTCCATGAGGGGCCACTGCAATTGTAGATGCTTCATTGTTTGCAGAGGGGGGAACAAACACATCCACTGAAAATAGCACACAGTAACTTTATAGAGACCTCAAGCCATTTATCATGGGCGCACTGTTGGACCGTCTCAACTGTCCTTCAGTCGGAACGAGAGAAGATGGGATCTCCAGATCCAGTTCCATCTTTTCTTGTGGCATGACTCCGGAATTGTTCATCTTGCTTGCTATCGCAGCCGCCACCGATTCATGAACTCAAACGGGCTAATCAGCTCAGCGGCTCTACATCGTTACTCTGCAAACGCATCAACTCAATGTAGCGAAGCCACTGCGATCCGCGAGGCCCTGTCGTCTACAACTGCTGCGTCGAAGCTAACCGATTAACCCCGACCATTACTCGCCATCTTCAGATCGTTACACACCACGACCATTAACACCAGTCAGAACCAGTCTGCGAAACCGTCGCCTGCTCCGCTGTGAACAGACACGCACGTCCCTGCTGTGGGGGTTAGCATGCCGCGGCTATGCGCCGCACAATGCCCGGTACCGGCTAGCCGCCGACCGGTTAGGCTCCAGCTTGCAAGGCCAAATCGGATGACGGATGAGACGCGACTAGGCTAAACCTACATGTTAGCTTGTTAAGAAAGCTCTCGTTAACCGCACCGGCAAGCTACTTGGTTTAAATGCGAATGTTTGCCCCTCGAGTCTAGCGTGGATGCCGTGACGAGGTCGAACTGAAAAAAAGTAATTCTCACAACGGGTGCACCGTCCAGCTAGTGTTGTGCTACGCTTCCCGCTGCCTTGTTCCACCCGCAGCTAGCAGCCATGCTACCTAGCCTACCAGGCTAACTAACGTTGGATAAGTTAGCATTAACCCTATTAGCCGTAATACCATGTCCACAGAGGCCGAGGCACCGTTTCACCAACTAACGTTAGTTGTTCAAGCTCGTCAGCCTGAAAGTTTGTAGAGCTccaataaataaactaaacctCGTCTATCGCAAACAATTGTTGTACAATAGTCTTTTTTGTTTCCGCAGGACGCCGCCAAGAATGAAGCAGGTCCTTGCGTTGGATGATCACTGAAAAGCTAACCTGGGTTTAGCCGCTAGCAGCGAGGCTCACGCCTCCTTTTAGCGTTAGCAGCGCTGTCCAATCAAACGGCTTAATCACCCGGCGCTGCGGAGCGGCTTCCGCACGCGCGCAACATGCGACGTCAGTACAACGTTTAATCTAAAGCACGGCTTGATTAATGTGGCTGCATCAAATGTTTTACCTCGTCTTTTGTTTGCAGGAGACGCTGCGCGGATAGTTATTCACACCAGCCAAAGAGGCGCCTGTTCTTTTTGGCATTCATACTCaaaatcaaatattcaaataacaTTAATTAACTTCTTAGGACGTTTAAACGTTTTTCGAGCCGCATTTCTTCCCGTCAGTGTGGTGTCTGAACTGATGTTTTAATGTAACTAGCAGCCAACCGGTATGTATTAAATAGAAATCAGGTTAAAACAAGCATATGTAAGCGTTTATTAAGACTAGTATCCCATGTTTAGGTTTTTCATCAACATATATTATCATCAATACAAAAATGGTGTTGATTTGCAAAGCATCTAGGCTcagtacaaataataaaaacatatttggcATTTGACAACAATCTCAAATAACTTTGGACACATGAACAGCATGAGAAAAGTATGCTTCCTCTTTAccatttattaaaaaagtaaGGTGCTGTTCAGATGGTGTTTATTTCaggcaactaaaaaaaaaaatccttaaatCGACTTTTGTTGCTCTAATCTGCACAGTATACAAATTTCCCAGCATAACTAAAATGTTAGTGAATAAAGCAATCATGCATCTAAATTCGTTGTgcaacacaaaatacaaagacTATATTGATACAAAGATATTTCATCTTCATCATATCAAAGTACTGGGTATAGTATGTGTATTATTAGGGAAAACTTTTGCTTTGCAACACAAAATCTTCCAGTACAATAGCACAGTGTTGTCCCAAAACACGCATGTAGATCTTGAGgaaataacatgtttttgagCGGCCACTAAACCGCTAATAAAATCAACGTAAAAGTAgttacaattttaaaaatatttaatttcataaGAGGTCAATTTGACAAATCAATGTGCAATTGTCATTAAAGCTAGCAGCGTTGCTCCAAATAAATTAGAattagactttaaaaaaaatgtttgggggGGATCGAAGAACTGCATCACCTCCATGCTGTTACAGCCAGACGTGGTTCCACTCAAGGCAATTAAGTTTCTCAAAAGGTTGAATCCaccgtgtgcgcgcgtgtgtttgcTAAAACAGAAAGATCACTTCAGCAGTGTGTCCTCGGGGACCCTGAGCAAGCAAGATTATTTTCGATAAAGCAAATATAAAGTGATAGAACATCAAACCATATGTTAAAAATGATTATGCAGTGCTCTTCAGGCCTTGTACTTCTCCTTCCCCGTCTCACTAATGACGCAGATATGCTGAAACAGAAAAGGCTCAATGAGTGCTGCTGAATCCACAAACAGGTACAAACTGTTCATAGAAACTCTGATGGGAATGAATACGTGAGCCACTTCACTCAGCGCCTCTTTGTCCCCCTCCAATACTTACGTTCAGATCTCTGAAGTACTCGTTGTAATCCAGCGCGTAGCCCACCACAAACTTGTCCGGCACCTCGAATCCTACATCTGAAAGAAACGGGTGGCCAAATCAGCTATGATGACTTCACAACACTGAAATGAAGGTGTGCAATTTGTCACCCAGAAAAAACGAATCCCGCATACAGGATGTTAAAGATACATTTCACTAATAGTTCAAAGAAAAGCGTTGACTTGAACTCACAGTCGGGTCGGTAGCCGACGCTTCTTGGTGTTCTCTTCACCAACAGACTGGGGACCGAAACAAAGCTGATCATTGATCATAATACAGATAGCGAGGATAACAAACAGCCTGACATTTGTTGGGAAACAGCCAGAAaatcattgtgtttattttttatcatcacATGATCACCACGAGAGAAGAGATATGCATGCTCAATTTACCTCGCTACTTTGACCATTTTGGGATTGAACTGTTTGAGGAGTTCCAATAACGTCTGCATTGTCTTCCCTGTGTCGATAATATCCTAGAAACACAGCATGAAAGAACATTAGTCTTGGAATGGAAAGCCATCCAATTTACTGAATAAGAAACATTGCTACATACCTCCACAATCAAGACGttctgtgtgaaaagaaaagacacatcaCATTAGTCAGGAGCATTTCATTTCAGCGTGCAAGTGGAGGCGGCATGAGTGTCTGGATCATtgcatgaaagcattcttcaccACCTtgatttttcatattcataacCGGATAACAACTAGCAGGTCTTTGAAAATCTCTGTTGCTGTTGAAAATGGTGGAAACGTACAATGAGATGTGATGGACGACAGAAGAGAAGTTTCTTTTTACAAGTCCATTGATTAAAGTTATAATTatgattgtttttttacaaatgttaaTCACAACGTTATAGTGAGAATCGCGCTGCCCTCCATCCTTCTTACCTTGCCAGTCAACGTACATAGATCATCTCCACCGATCACTTTGATTTCTCCTGTTGACTGATCGTTCTGTGAGGATAATGAAGCGGACATTTTAGACTTCACATTATATATTAATTAGTGGTGCAGAAAGTGTATCAAGGAACAAACCATTTAGATTCAGTGTTTCTCAACtaaacacattttgaatgtcAGTAGGACCTCTCCCACACTGCTCCActactccgctctcttcactggctaccagtggctgcccgcacccagttcaaaacactggtgctcacgtaccacgctgtgaatggatcgggtccagtcgtcaaaccctacatccgcCGCTCTtataccttattgctttattataATCGCTCTTATCTATagaaagttgtaaatcggcttatttgatgatccttatggttaaaaggcacttattgaaagtcgctggacaaaagcgtcatctaaatgacatgtaatgtacgAACATCTTATAGCGGCACATTTTCAATTTGTGTGCAAAAACCTTTTTAGGCTTGTCGGCAGTGGAAAAGTTGCCACATCACTAAAAGTACGACGGAAAGAGACATCAGTGTGACTCATCTCTCCCTCACATCCCTCAAGCTACTGCTGCACTGAACAGATGATAAATATCTGGGTGGAGCAATGACTCGTCCTCGTCAAAGTAGGCCTTTCTTCCCCTGTTTAAACACTTCATGTGGCTCCCATGTCCCGCTCCTCCTCTGCAATGGTTTACTTGATGTGTGGGAATTTTGTTCATATCCGTACTACATTTTGTATGAAAGCCAGGATGACTGGAAACCAGCACATAGATGGTCTTAAACAAAAGAAGGGATCCGTATTGCCTCCCTGTTATCCATGCGGGCGCGGCCTCAGACGGAGGACCACGGCGTGGCACGGACACAATGACGCTCAGGGGGCGTCTCCGTTCTGAACGTCCCTGCCAGGCAAACTGCTGAAtgtatttcctttattttaaaacctttgattattttgtattttgcgtTGTCTCCCTCCCTGGTTGCCTTCTTGGTCTTTCATTTCTTTGCTGTCACATAGCTACACTTCTCAGTACCAGCACCTTGCTAGGAATGGAATAGTGTACAACTTCCAGCTAGAATGAGTACTCCATCGCCTTCACGGAGGTGCATCCTCGCGTTGCTACTCCAGATATAAATGAAATGGGAGAGGAGGCTACTAGTAGTCCTACACTCCACAGGGTACCTTTGCACATTTAGACTTGTGTATTTTaagaacaaaatgtatttattcattttaaaggaCAGCATTTCAAAACgtatacaattattattatataatataataaaaaataaaagaacggATGTATTTACGCAGTAGCTCTTGAGGCGGATGAAGTCCACCGTCATTGGGATGGAGCGGTCACTGTTCCTGTTCAGGGCCTTGATGTAGTCAAGGAGGTCTGCAAAGAACTTGTAGCCTCCTTTGAGCACACAGAGGGCCACGATGTGGTCCCCCCCCATTTCCTTCATGATCTCTCTGGCCAGTCTCTCTGTCCTGGGGTCagtgggagggaggaaaagatggTCAGCTCAGTTTTTAGCTACACTAAGCAGTAATT
This window contains:
- the hprt1 gene encoding hypoxanthine-guanine phosphoribosyltransferase, whose protein sequence is MAALSSPCIVINDDEQGYDLNLFCIPKHYATDLDRVYIPHGLIMDRTERLAREIMKEMGGDHIVALCVLKGGYKFFADLLDYIKALNRNSDRSIPMTVDFIRLKSYCNDQSTGEIKVIGGDDLCTLTGKNVLIVEDIIDTGKTMQTLLELLKQFNPKMVKVASLLVKRTPRSVGYRPDYVGFEVPDKFVVGYALDYNEYFRDLNHICVISETGKEKYKA
- the pabir2 gene encoding protein FAM122B; this encodes MNNSGVMPQEKMELDLEIPSSLVPTEGQLRRSNSAPMINGLSDNSQVFQREVLRSRRNSTTVVNRPNMVPSSPIRVPSTRLHQIKQEEGVDVMNRETAHEREVQAAMQISQSWEESLSLSDNDLEKSTSSSPKRIDFVPVSPAPSPTRGIGKKQCFSPSLQILVSSNGLTPSPIPSPTRRFSRRSQSPINCIRASKLGPMKRKGEMETESQPKRLFQGTTSMLSSDVSNLSELSACHSPDLLDGSLSSVCSSSGSPGKMEGVSPSSSSNSPFASLQDLSPK